In the genome of Oncorhynchus clarkii lewisi isolate Uvic-CL-2024 chromosome 22, UVic_Ocla_1.0, whole genome shotgun sequence, one region contains:
- the LOC139380260 gene encoding uncharacterized protein yields the protein MPSKAQEDAVINLKSVQEMSRELGFEWTVLAYELGFSRTEVHQFHTTSTEKTVQARSMLECWYERSWDKSNKTKLLQNGLERAGRRDLAERLRCLHWGHQKLSRRVELPSAFPFLITVHRTIENRDGLRRINDLSRRFT from the exons ATGCCAAGTAAAGCACAAGAG GATGCTGTGATCAACCTGAAGTCTGTCCAGGAGATGTCCAGGGAGCTGGGGTTTGAGTGGACTGTTCTGGCCTACGAGCTGGGCTTCTCCAGGACTGAGGTTCATCAGTTCCATACCACATCCACAGAGAAGACGGTCCAGGCCAGAAGCATGCTAGAGTGCTG GTATGAGAGATCTTGGGACAAGTCCAACAAGACCAAGTTGCTGCAGAACGGTTTGGAGCGTGCCGGGCGCCGCGACCTGGCTGAGAGGCTGCGTTGCCTCCACTGGGGCCACCAGAAATTGAGCCGCAGGGTGGAGCTGCCCTCCGCCTTTCCCTTCCTCATCACTGTCCACAGGACCATCGAGAACCGTGACGGCCTCCGCCGGATTAATGACCTCAGCCGCAGATTCACCTGA